DNA from Pelobacter propionicus DSM 2379:
TACTTCGATGATCACCAGCGGGATCTTGCCCGGGTTCTCCAGGCGGTGCTTCTCGCCGATGGGGATAAAGGTGGATTCGTTGATGTTGACGTAGAACTCCCGTTCAGCGCAGGTGACCCTGGCGCTGCCCGACACTACGATCCAGTGCTCGCTGCGATGGTGGTGCTTCTGCAACGACAGCCGTTCCCCCGGCGCAACCTCGATGCGTTTGATCTTGTAGCCGTTATTCTCATCCAGCACGGAATACGAGCCCCAGGGGCGTTCTCCCCGTTCCATGTTTCACCCCCTGTTGGAATGTGTTCTCAGTTTCATGTAGTCGGTCAGCGCATCACCCCAGGACTGGAGACGGAAACCGGTGTCCCGCTCCAGTTTGGAGCAATCCAGCGTGGAATAGAGCGGCCGCTTGGCCGGACGGTTCAGCTGCTCCGTGGTCATGGGCTCGACCCTCACTCCCAGACCGGCCTCCCGGAAGATGGCGCGGGCAAACTCGTTCCAGGAGCAAAAGCCGGCGTTGGCGGCGTGATAGGTGCCGCGGCAGCCCCTGGCCAGAAGCGCCAGGATGGCACGGGAGAGGTCCACAGTCCAGGTGGGAGAGCCGATCTGGTCGTCCACCACCGTCAGGCACTCCCTCTCCGTTCCTAGACGCAGCATGGTTTCGACGAAGTTATTTCCCTGCAGGCCATAGAGCCACTGGGTGCGCACGATCAGGTGATCCGGGTTGGTGGCGGCGTTTCTCTCCCCCAGCAGCTTGGACTGGCCATACACGCTTAAGGGAGCGGTCTGGTCGTCCTCCAGGTACGGGCTTCCCTTGGCGCCGTCGAAGACATAGTCGGTGCTGATCTGCACCAGCCTGGCCCCGATGCCGCGGGTCACCCTGGCCAGGTTGGCAACACCCTCTGCGTTGACCAGCATGGCGGTCTCCCGGTTGCTCTCGCAGCCGTCCACATCCGTATAGGCGGCACAGTTGATCACCACGGAAGGTTTCAGAGAGGTCAGCAACCGTTCGGTGGATTCCAGAGAGGTGATATCCAGATCCCGGACATCCACGCCACGCCCCCTCCCCTCCAGCAGCGTCATCAGGTCGCTGCCCAGCATGCCGTTGCATCCAATGACAAGAATCATTGCGCGCCTCCGTACTGTTTGGCGTAGTAGTCGCGATAGGAGCCGGAGGTGACCTGGGCCACCCACTCCTGATTGGCCAGGTACCAGTCGACGGTCTCGGCGATGCCCCGTTCAAAGGTATAGGCCGGTTCCCACCCCAGGTCGCGCTTCAATCTGGAGGCGTCGATGGCATAGCGCCGGTCATGGCCGGGGCGGTCCTTGACATAGCTGATCAACCCCCGGCTCTCGCCGGAACCCCTCCCCAGCCGCTGGTCCATCAGGTCGCACACCAGGTTGACGATAGCGATGTTGAACCACTCGTTGTTGCCGCCGATGTTGTAGACCGCACCGGGCTCTGCCCCCTTCAGCACCACCTCCACTGCCCGGGCATGATCGCTGACGTGCAGCCAGTCGCGCACGTTTCTGCCATCACCGTACACCGGCAACGGCCTGCGCTCGATGATGTTGTGGATCAGAAGCGGGATCAGCTTCTCGGGAAAGTGGAACGGGCCGTAGTTATTGGAGCAGCGCGTGTTCAGGGTCGGAAGCCCAAAGGTTTCGTGGTAGGCGCGCACCAGCAGGTCAGCACCGGCCTTGCTGGCCGAATAGGGTGAATTAGGCGCCAGGGGGGTCTCTTCGGTGAAGAAGCCGCTCTCCCCCAGGGAGCCGTAGACCTCGTCGGTGGAAATCTGCAGGAAGCGGAAATCACCGACCTCCCCCGCGTTCCAGTGCTTGCGGCTCTCCTCCAGCAGCACCTGGGTTCCCAGCACATTGGTGCGTACGAAGATCTCCGGGCCGCTGATGGAGCGGTCCACGTGGGATTCGGCGGCGAAATGCACCACCGCGTCTATCTTCTGAACCGCCAGGATATTGGCCACCAGTACGCTGTCGCCGATGTCGCCCCTGACGAAATGGTAGCCGGGGTGATGCTCCAGACTCTTCAGGTTGGCCAGATTCCCGGCATAGGTCAGGCTATCCAGGTTGGTCACCCGGCAGTCGGAGTTGTTGGCGAGAAATGAATGAATGAAATTTGATCCGATAAAGCCGGCGCCGCCGGTCACAAGAAGCGAACGGGGAGTACATGGCATGGCAGTTCCTTTCTGGGTGGAGCAAGCACTTCTTTCTAGCATATTTTCGCCAACGATGTGAACTCATTTACCTTCAAGAAGCGGAAAGCAGGGCATCTCGCGTCCATGCTGGCGGATCCGCCACCTGAAACGGAGAATTGCGTTGCATGTTGACGTCGGCGCCTCTTCGTTCTACCATCGGAGCGTTTTCGCCCATCAGGCCAGACGTTGCAACCGGAGCCGGAAGCGCTGAAAACATCACTCTGTTACCCTTGGGAACCTGGACATGCCTAACAACGCCTTGAGACCGCTCTTTTGCCTGCTGGTTGCAGTGCTGCTGGCTTTGCCCGCCGGCCATGCTCGCGCCTTCTGCTTTCAGGAAGCCGGCCATATGTACGGCATCAATCCCCTGGTGCTGCGTTCCATAGCCAACGTGGAATCCAGCACGAATCCCAGCGCACTCAACCGGAACAAAAACGGCACCTTCGATGTGGGGCTGATGCAGATCAACAGCATCTGGAAGCCGCTGATGGGGGAGGAACGCTGGAAACTCCTGGGAGACGCCTGCTACAACACCAAGACCGGCGCCTGGATCCTGGCCATGTGCATCAACGACTACGGCTACAACTGGAAGGCGCTGGGCTGCTACCACAGCAGGACGCCGGGACTGAGCGAGGAGTACGCCAAGAGGGTCTTCATCCAGCTGAAACGGCTGGAGCGCGGCCAGGAACCGCAACCGATGGACAGGGATGTGCAGGTGGCGGTGCTGGGAGACATCGACGAGCTGGTGGAGTCGGCCCGCCTGGGAAAGGCTACCCGGAAGAAAAAGGTGATCACGTTCGTCCCCTACGTGCGCCTCTCCCCCCGGCAGACGCGTCAGCCGCCGCCTTTGCCAGGCGAATCTTCACCCGGTTCGTGAAACCCCATCTGCTCACGCAATAAGGTCAGTCTCACGCAAAGCCGCCAAGGCGCAAAGAAGGCAACAAGAAAAAAAACGTTGAAACAGTAACGGGATTGATGAGGTTGCTTTCAGTTTGTTACAGTCTGTCTTCCGTTATGTTTTTCTTTGCGTCTTCGCATCTTGAGCGAGCATAGCGAGCGGGCGTGACATAAAATCGTTCTCCCGCAAAGACGCAAAGAGAACCGGAAAACGGAACTACTTGAGAGAAACCATAATGTCTTGTTTTACCGTTGGTTACGATTTGTTATTTGTTTTCCTTTGCGCCTTGGCGTCTTGAGCGAGCATGGCGAGCGGGCGTGAGGAAGGCGTTTATCTGGTGCAGCACCTGCTCAACCGTGATCTCCCGCATGCAGCGCGCACCGCTGGGGCATGGCGGCGTGGTGCCGAAGGTGGTGCAGGGTGAACAGGCCAGGTTCCGGTTGAGTACCACGTGCCCCCCTCCCCGTGGCGCCCATTTCAGCGCCCTCCCCGGCCCGAACAGGGAGACGGTCCGCACCCCCAACCCCACGGCCAGATGCAGCACCCCGGAATCGCCGCTCACCAGCAGACTGCTCCTGGCGAGAACCGCGGCGGTTTCGGCCAGGGACGTCCGGCCGGCCAGGTTCAGCCCCCTTCCAGCGGCAACGATCAGCTCACCCTGCTCCCTGTCGCCATTTCCGCCCACCACCACGACAGGATAGCCCTCGTCGTTCAGCGCTTCTGCCACCCGACTGTACCGCTCAGCCCCCCAGCGCCGTTCGGGAATGCTGGCACCGGGAAAGATGACCACGAATGGCTGTCCGCCGAGGGGGGCCAGCAGGGCATCCGCCTCCTCCATTGCCGCTGCCGGTACGGTCAGAAATGGTGCCTCGACCTTTCCCCCAGTGATCCCCAGCGGTTCCAGCAACCTGAGAAAACTGGTCACCTCGTAGTCGTCGTGGGAGTAGGAGACGCCATGGCTGAAGAGACGCCGCCGCTCGTTGGTAGCGAAGCCGATCAGCAGCTTCGGCCGGCAGAGACGGGCCACCACCGCCGAGAGGCGATGCCACTGTTCACTGTCGATCACCAGGTCATAGCGTCCGCGAATCGCGGAGAGTAGTTCCGAGGGCATATCGTAGTGCAGGACACGGTCAACCTCCGGGCAGAGGGCAAAGGTGGCGGCGTTGCGCCGTTCGGCCAGGACGGTGATACTTGCTTGGGGGAATTTCTGCTTGAGCGCGATTATGGCGGGCATCAGCAGCACGGCATCGCCGATGCCGCCGGGGCGGATGAGGAGGATGGAGACGATCGATCCCGGCTGTGATGTTGAAATCGGCATACGTGAGGCAACGCAGGCAACCGCGCGCCCCACGACAGCATCAATCCCCTTGAGCAGCCGAACCCGGTTCACCCGCGGGTACTTCCATTGAGTGTCGGTTCGGCTCCACCATTCAGCAACCGCTCCACCACCTCCACCCCCTGCATGAAGGAATGATCCATGTTGCCCACCTCGTACTTCCAGGCACCGAAGCGACCACGGGAATAGACTCCCCTGTTTTCAAGCCAGGGCTGAATCACGGCCAGCGCCCGGTCCCGCCCCAGGGTCGGCACCGGGTAGGAGTAGGGAATGTCCATCAGGTAGCTGCTGACGATCCGGCCCCGATCCTCTTCGGCTATCATGCCGCTGTTGATCAGCCCCTGGATCGTCTCCTCGATGATCGTCTCCTTGTCCACCGGCTTGTGGGGCGAGTAGGTGGTCTCGCACATCAGGGAGAAATAGTTGTCAATGTCGCCATTGGGGACGTTATGTGGTGAATAGTTGAAGAAGTTTGTCACACGGTAGAAGGGAGAATCGGATTCGGGGAAGTACATCCAGCACTTGGAATCGACCCGCTTGCCCCTAAAGCCGAGACCGACGATCAGTCCGCCGCTGTGCACCAGTTTTTGGGTGGCGTCGCGCACCGCCTCTGGAACTGAAACGCACTTCCCGATAAAGGCGTCCAGGGGAGTGGTGTTGATCAGGATGTCATAGCGCTCCGTTAGGCCGTTGGTAAAGGTGACCATCTTCGCCTCCAGGTCGACGACCGCAACCTCATGCTCGCATGAAATGCGCTCCCGTAACGGTTTCGCGATCCCTTCGAATATGGCGCCGGTCCCTCCGTACCTGGGGAACTTGAAGCGGTTGTTCGGCCCCCAGTTCACATCGTCCCGCTGTTCCGCGATATTCTTCTCGATCCGGGCCAGATCGACAACACTGACCCGCTCGCCCAGCCACTCCCTCCCCATGTTCTCCAGCGGTACTCCCCAGACCTTTTTATTATACGGTTCCATGAAGTAGCGGACGATTCCCTCACCGAAGACCGCGTCCATCCATTCCCTGAAATTGTTGGTATCGGCGGGATTCAAACGCATGGCCCGGAGGCCGTCGAGGCATGCCCGCAGGGCATCGGGGGGGAGATGACGGATGTTGTTCTGGAAGGGGTACGGCACCCAGCCATTCAGGATGCGTATGCGGCACTCCCGCAGATGGCTGTAGTAGTCGTCCCCCAGCGCCTTCTCCACCGCCCGGTCGAAGTAGTCGTAATGGGAGAAGAGCACATGACCGCCGATGTCCCAAGTGAAACCAGTGCCATCTTGAAACGAGGCGGAGAGACCGCCGACGTGAGTGTTGCGCTCGAAAATGCGCCAGTCGGTCCGGCCGAGTTTGTTGAGGTGGTATGCGGCGCCGAGGCCGCAGGGCCCGGCGCCAAGGATAAGGATGGTCATTCAGAACTTCCTGTCAACACTGGTAATTGGCACGTTGCATTGTTGTCTAAAAAGGAAAACTCCCACACCCCAGAAGAATGGCAAGATAATAACGGTTACTAGATAGCTCGAAAGTATAGATAAGATCAACAAAGGCAGCTTCCCTCTGCTGATAGGTACTTTTCTGAATGCTCTTGACGAAAAATCGAAAAAATAGGTTCTTGAAGCGGCAAACGCGAAAGGTGACATACTTCTGTGCGTTGTAACGACCGTGTCGAATCGTTCAGTAACAATTTTCAAGAAGACCCTTATATATTCGAGAAACAGATTATTGACCCGGTCATCAAGAATCATAATATTAGCATGATAATCTGAATATAAATCTGAACGCGAATACGGTATGAGAATAGTTATTCTCTGTTTCGTATTCTTCGGGAGTAGTTCAAATGCAAGCTTCATAGCATCAGCTGATCCTTCGAAAGTTATAAGATAGCTGCTTCCTTTCAGATCATTATTCGACAGCAGAGATTGCAAAAAATCTTCAGTATATGGTGATGCACCAGGAACATATTTTCCAAATCTTAGACATACAAAATCAGTGAGTCCTCGAAAAAGGACTGATGCACCTTTAGCATCCCCAATAAGTCGGGCAAACAGCAAGTTTTTTATAAACCTGTTCAATATATTAATAAACGAGAGTATTTGCGGTATAGGCTTCACATGTTTTGCAAAGAATAAAAAAGTATTCCTTATGAGGTAATAGCTGTAATCGCGACTCTTTTCTGTAAAAGAAGGGTGATATACTATCGAATTTGTGGCTACTACTGTTTTATAACCATGTCTTTTCGAGCGAAGACAATAATCGGTATCATCCCAGTACAAAAAAAAGCGTTCATCAAGTCGTCCTGTTGCCTGAAAACAACTGCGCCGGATTAATGCTGAACAAAACGGTACATAGTCAACATCATTTAATTCACTAGCACTTTCAAAATTCCTGACATTCTGACTTTTCGAACGTACAAGTCCCCTTGGCCAATCGATTGTAGCGCCAAGCTTAACAATATACGCCGGTTCTTCAGCATTGAGAATCTTCGAGCCAACCACTCCAATCGTCGGATCTCCTTCTGCAACTCTGACCAAATGAATAAGGGCATCCGGGGTAATTCTCGCATCGTTGTCCAACAACCACATATAATCAAAGCCTTGCACTCGACAGTAATCAAGGCCTGTATTGAAACCACCTGTCCCGCCAAGATTGGTTTCATTAACAATTAGAGTCACTTTTGGGTGTCTACTCTTTACCTCATCTGCAGAACCATCATCGGAAGCATTATCGACAACTACCACCGCTGCAGCAGAATAATTAAGGGATTCGATCTGATCAAGTAACTTCAGCAAATCCACTTTCTTGTTCCAACTCACGATGACGATGCCGACACTCGGCAACAGATCCAAAGACCGTATATTGTCAGGATTTAATTGACAGTTCATCGATAATTTCCAGATACCGCATAAATATGGTGCGGTAGTCGTATTTTTTTGCTAGAGAGCGAGCGCCGCTTTCAAGCTGATTTCGCTGGGTAGAATTTCTTGTCAATTGGCTAATCTGTCTAGGAAACTCACTTATTTCATCGCAGAGCATTCCGTGTACACCATGTTCAAACGCCAAACCGCGGACCCCTACAGGAGTAGTGATAATGACCTTCCCATACGCCATTGCCTCAACGGTCTTTAATGACGAACCAGTGCCCCATGTAACGGGAATCAAAGCAAACGTGATCATTCGATACAGTATTGAAAGTTCCTCTGCAGAAAGTACGCCCAGTAGCCGCACATTGCTAGGGGCGTTCTTCACCCATGTGGAACATTCACCAGCTATAAAAAAAGTCACATATGGGCAATCAAGAGCAATTGTAGTGGCAATGGCTTGGGCTGCCTCGCGATTTGGAAACCAGCCACTTCCCACGAATAGAGCTCCGATATGGAATTCAAATCCTCGAAAACTATAATTCAATTGTGGAGCACAGCTACACTTAATAGTATCAAACGATACTTTAATTGGATTCGTAATCACCGCTGTATGTTCTGACTTCAATCCTTGATCAACAAAAAATTTCCTGTCACTTTCAGCAACAAAAACCACCCGCCCGGCTGACTCGAATGACGAAAGTTCCTTGTTTAGAAGTATCTTATACAGAAAATTATTCAGCCATCTGCATCCACACTTAGTCCATGATTCAGCAATAATGTCGTGGTCGGTCAAAATGGTTCGTATTTTAAAGTCATGAATCAATTTTGCCCAGAAGGGATACTCGAGTAAGATTATTCCAGCTTTAGCCATCTCCTCTTTCATCAAACGGGCAAAGCGTCTATCATATTGAAAAAAGGTATAGTAAATCCAAGCATGAAGCCCTTGCCATCCCAGGCACCGGGTAAAAAGAATCAATGCCGCATATAAGGTTAAGAGGACAAAAGTAGACGGGAATCGAAACTCACGAAAATGTATACCATTTCGCTCAAATTCCCTTTCCGTTCGGCCTACACTCGCCACCGTTATCCTGAAACCGTTTTCCTGTAAGAAATCGGCTAGAAGACCGACACGTAATCCGGCGCCAATATTCTTTTCTATAACCGAATCAACACCCCAGGGATAGATTATAAGCAATGACCTATCATTACCCGTCAAACTAAGGCACCCCGCCGTTTGATGAGATAGTGATATATTCCTTTCGTACGGGACCAAGCCAAGCGTATGCTCCGGTCATGTATAAGACCACGTATAAGCATGCAAACCCTCTCACAAATAGGACTTCGTGTAGACAAACCTAGTTTTTCCACAAACAGCAAAGAGTTACGATAAATATAATATTCATATCGTAAGGAATTATTGCCTATACTTCGAGACACCTTATGCCACAACTTGGATTCTGGTACGTATCGTGTGAAATACCCTGCCATCTGCACCCTGGAACAGAAGTCAGTATCCTCGAACAACAGAAAAAAGTCCTCGTCCAGCATTCCAACTGTTGTGAGTATCTCCCGACTTATTAATAAGCTACAACCAGTTATATATCCGACATCTTTCATGACATCGTGTTGGCCAATATCACGTTCATTCTGACCGGTATGTCCCGCAAGACCTCGCGCCCGGTCTACAAAGCCACCGGCGAACCAGAGAATATCTGGCCGGTCGAAATAGTAAATCTTTGAACCGACGCAACCAACATTATCGGACGCATAAAGTTCATGAACCAGCGCCCCCAAGGTACTCGATTCCACAACAGTGTCGTTGTTGAGAAGCCAGACTGAATCAGCCCCCTGATTCAAAGCATGACGGATTCCGGCATTATTGCCACCTGCATACCCCAGGTTGGAATCAAGTTTAATCAGCTCAATATCGGAGAAACGGGCTGCCAGTTCATCTGCTTCGTTACCATTTGATGCGTTGTCGACAACAACGATCCGAAAATTTGAGTATGTAAGTTCCCGGCATGACTTCAGGCATTCCGACGTATCTTCTAAACCATTCCAGTTAAGAATAACAATATAGACCAGATAATTTTCTCCAGCAGTTAATGTGGACCTGGACATGTTCAGTTACACCGATTAATTGCTTGTCTGGTCTTTTCGAGATATTGTTTACCCCAACGAAGATCAGGTTCCAGATGATTTCCCTCTCCCCATTCGTTCCAGGCATTTACAAATACCAATCGTTCTTCGGGCGAATGGTTGCAGGATGTCCATTCAACAACCTCATTAAGCCACCGGAAATAGAGTTCAGGTGTTGAATTGTGAAAAACCACTGAATCAGTCTTGCGACGGGGGCTGTTGTCAAATGAAGGGCAGACACATCGGTAGAATGGGTAGGTAGGAAGTTCCTTGCCAAGCATGGCATCAACAAGCGAACTATATTCATAAATTTGGTGTTTCAGGCAATTCATTGATTTGAGCCCTAGGTAAGTCATTAATTTACTAAAAAGCCCCCGTTGCGTGATATTCCCTTTATTATGCCAGTCGGGTGCAAACTCAACGGCGGCGTCAAATCCAATTGAAGCGGGTTCCATCCCACTCGTAAAACTTTCAACCCTTACCAGATACAAATCTCCAGCCCCCGCCTTACATGCCTCGGAGCGCCAGATGTCAACGGTTCGTTTCGGATCGGGTAGTATTTCAGTGCGATAAACGAGTATCAGCGCTTTTCCTTTGATGCGTATGTAGCGGGAATCTCTCAGAGCGGGCAAGAGAGAATGTATATGTGCGAGATCATCTTCGTCGCTGTATCGCTGACGGAGCAGGATGTTATCGGCCCCGCCATCCCAGGTCCGTGTCCAGTTTTCGTTGGCCCAGCAGAGACAGAAGGGAAAATCAGGATTGCCTGAAGCAAGCACCTCGGTAAATGGCCTTTCAAGAATCCTCCGACCATTAAACCAGTAGTGGTAGTAACAGAAACCGTGAATGCCATATTCTCGGGCCAGTTCAGCTTGGGCTATTCTGGCCTCCGGGAGACGCAGATCATAAAAGCCCAGATCAGCCGGCAAATGCGGTTGGTAATGTCCCTTGAACAACGGGCGCGCTTTGCTGACATTTGTCCATTCGGTGAAACCGGTTCCCCACCATGCATTATTTTCTGGGATCGGATGAAATTGGGGTAGGTAAAAAGCTATCAGCCTCGCTTTTGTTGACACGCAACTACCCTCTCGCTGACAAGCAAAACCAGTTGCTAATTTTTTGAATCAGCAGATGGAAATATGAATCAATTTTCTTCATAACCGAAATGTCTTCTTGACGAGAAAAATCTGGAGCTTTTTCGAGGTAAACCAATTTCGAGATAATATCGTTTACTCTCCTGTAATCCATATAAATCCTGTCATTAAAGGGAATCCCGAGATAGTGTAACAATCTGCCACAAGGGCGTTCTTGCCCCCTTATGTGCTTATTGATGAATGCAGCATTGCTTTCCCGGTCGAGATACCGCAAAAGCAGAGTCGTCAATGAAAAGTCAGCCATAAAACGCCACTCTCTGTCAATATAGACGAGGCCTTCGGGTGATGTGATCAGGTTAATCGGTATGCAGTCGATAAATTCAGGCAATAGCAGGGAACTGTAAATATCTTCACTGTTTGCGCTTTTAATACCGTCGCTGATGACAAACTCAATCCATTGCTGAATTTTTTTAATATAGCCGTCCAAGTCATCTTCGTATATGACCTTGCGTATTTCAGCATCAAGGTGCCTTCCAGGATAGTAGCAGTCCTCAATACACTGATGAATAATAACCTGGTCCGCTCCAGGCTTTTCAATGATAGGAGCCTTTCTGACAAGGATGTTTTCAGCGCCGTCTTCGACAAACTCGGTCCTGACATTATATTCTGCAGCCCTGTCAACGGTATAATAGATTGCAAGTATATTTGAAGTTGCAGGCTTTTCATTTTCAGTACCTGCAAAGACAAGAAATGAATTGGAAAAATCCGGGATCAGCTTATTTGCTTCTAAAACCGGCCAGACCAGGTTTTCAGAAAATTGGTGTGTCGTTTTTTTAGAATAAGCTCTAGAGTTAAGCTGCCGTATAATCTCGGCAGGCCTGAATAGGGGGTTTTTGAAAGCACTTTCCATGAAGACCACTTTCGGAATCTTGTAGTCTGGAAATGGATATTGGTACTCAATGGAGCAAAAACCGTTATCTGAAAGGAGATTAGAGAGCTCAACCTTTCCGTAAGTTGCCACGGTATTAGGCTTATAGAAATCTTGTATGCCGTAATATGGTATTCCCACATGGTCTTCTTCGATGCCCGCGAAATATTTGAGTCCGAGCCGGTTCTCTATTGCGAGAATGAGTTTTCCGCCAGGTTTAAGCGCGGACTTTACTATATCAAGGCACTGTGGGACGGGATCATCACCTTTGAAATACATCGAGCAATACTCAAAAACTCCGATCATGGTGACATAGTCATATTGTTTTTGAAAAGCTATATCCTGAAAGTTGGAACAAAACACCTCTACATTGTTTAAATCTTCGCAACGTGCTGCAGCACACTTTGCCCTGTCGAAATTACCCTCCACCGCTGTTACGTTTGCGCCACTTTCGCCTAATTGCCTTGTAATGGCGCCACAACCACACCCTAACTCCAGTACATTATCAGAAGAAGTAAATGTAACGTGACGAAGCAGATTATGACGCAATGAAGAAAAATGATATTCACTGGGCCAATCGATTATTTGTGATGCCAATTCTCTCGAAAAGCAGGTCCGATCAGTCGCTTGGACCAATACTTCATAAATTCTCTTCTCCACATCCGCCCCATCAGAATAAAGAAATGCATCTCTTTGGGGTAGAGCGGAAACATTGAATTTTGCATCATTATTAAAATCTTTGAGCTTAAATTTCATTTTCGTCTGCTGTTTCGCAATGAGGTCTAATCGCAGCCCACCTCTTTGCCTCGACTTGCTTCGTCATCAATCTTTTTAACTACCCACTCGTGTGGAACTAACACCTCACATAGGCGAAAATCTGGAAGTTTTCCGTTCCCGAAGTAATCTGAAACGTACACATCAAAATAAAGTGCATTGGGGATATATTCCAGCACTTCACTACCGCGCAAGAAGCAGATGTTAACTTTGTAGCGACCTGGAACGAGCCTGATG
Protein-coding regions in this window:
- a CDS encoding glycosyltransferase family 9 protein, with the protein product MNRVRLLKGIDAVVGRAVACVASRMPISTSQPGSIVSILLIRPGGIGDAVLLMPAIIALKQKFPQASITVLAERRNAATFALCPEVDRVLHYDMPSELLSAIRGRYDLVIDSEQWHRLSAVVARLCRPKLLIGFATNERRRLFSHGVSYSHDDYEVTSFLRLLEPLGITGGKVEAPFLTVPAAAMEEADALLAPLGGQPFVVIFPGASIPERRWGAERYSRVAEALNDEGYPVVVVGGNGDREQGELIVAAGRGLNLAGRTSLAETAAVLARSSLLVSGDSGVLHLAVGLGVRTVSLFGPGRALKWAPRGGGHVVLNRNLACSPCTTFGTTPPCPSGARCMREITVEQVLHQINAFLTPARHARSRRQGAKENK
- the rfbD gene encoding dTDP-4-dehydrorhamnose reductase, with translation MILVIGCNGMLGSDLMTLLEGRGRGVDVRDLDITSLESTERLLTSLKPSVVINCAAYTDVDGCESNRETAMLVNAEGVANLARVTRGIGARLVQISTDYVFDGAKGSPYLEDDQTAPLSVYGQSKLLGERNAATNPDHLIVRTQWLYGLQGNNFVETMLRLGTERECLTVVDDQIGSPTWTVDLSRAILALLARGCRGTYHAANAGFCSWNEFARAIFREAGLGVRVEPMTTEQLNRPAKRPLYSTLDCSKLERDTGFRLQSWGDALTDYMKLRTHSNRG
- the rfbB gene encoding dTDP-glucose 4,6-dehydratase, producing the protein MPCTPRSLLVTGGAGFIGSNFIHSFLANNSDCRVTNLDSLTYAGNLANLKSLEHHPGYHFVRGDIGDSVLVANILAVQKIDAVVHFAAESHVDRSISGPEIFVRTNVLGTQVLLEESRKHWNAGEVGDFRFLQISTDEVYGSLGESGFFTEETPLAPNSPYSASKAGADLLVRAYHETFGLPTLNTRCSNNYGPFHFPEKLIPLLIHNIIERRPLPVYGDGRNVRDWLHVSDHARAVEVVLKGAEPGAVYNIGGNNEWFNIAIVNLVCDLMDQRLGRGSGESRGLISYVKDRPGHDRRYAIDASRLKRDLGWEPAYTFERGIAETVDWYLANQEWVAQVTSGSYRDYYAKQYGGAQ
- a CDS encoding glycosyltransferase family 2 protein, which codes for MNCQLNPDNIRSLDLLPSVGIVIVSWNKKVDLLKLLDQIESLNYSAAAVVVVDNASDDGSADEVKSRHPKVTLIVNETNLGGTGGFNTGLDYCRVQGFDYMWLLDNDARITPDALIHLVRVAEGDPTIGVVGSKILNAEEPAYIVKLGATIDWPRGLVRSKSQNVRNFESASELNDVDYVPFCSALIRRSCFQATGRLDERFFLYWDDTDYCLRSKRHGYKTVVATNSIVYHPSFTEKSRDYSYYLIRNTFLFFAKHVKPIPQILSFINILNRFIKNLLFARLIGDAKGASVLFRGLTDFVCLRFGKYVPGASPYTEDFLQSLLSNNDLKGSSYLITFEGSADAMKLAFELLPKNTKQRITILIPYSRSDLYSDYHANIMILDDRVNNLFLEYIRVFLKIVTERFDTVVTTHRSMSPFAFAASRTYFFDFSSRAFRKVPISRGKLPLLILSILSSYLVTVIILPFFWGVGVFLFRQQCNVPITSVDRKF
- a CDS encoding glycosyltransferase family 2 protein, which produces MSRSTLTAGENYLVYIVILNWNGLEDTSECLKSCRELTYSNFRIVVVDNASNGNEADELAARFSDIELIKLDSNLGYAGGNNAGIRHALNQGADSVWLLNNDTVVESSTLGALVHELYASDNVGCVGSKIYYFDRPDILWFAGGFVDRARGLAGHTGQNERDIGQHDVMKDVGYITGCSLLISREILTTVGMLDEDFFLLFEDTDFCSRVQMAGYFTRYVPESKLWHKVSRSIGNNSLRYEYYIYRNSLLFVEKLGLSTRSPICERVCMLIRGLIHDRSIRLAWSRTKGIYHYLIKRRGALV
- a CDS encoding phosphomannose isomerase type II C-terminal cupin domain, yielding MERGERPWGSYSVLDENNGYKIKRIEVAPGERLSLQKHHHRSEHWIVVSGSARVTCAEREFYVNINESTFIPIGEKHRLENPGKIPLVIIEVQSGEYLGEDDIVRFDDDYDRCKQPDER
- a CDS encoding lytic transglycosylase domain-containing protein; amino-acid sequence: MPNNALRPLFCLLVAVLLALPAGHARAFCFQEAGHMYGINPLVLRSIANVESSTNPSALNRNKNGTFDVGLMQINSIWKPLMGEERWKLLGDACYNTKTGAWILAMCINDYGYNWKALGCYHSRTPGLSEEYAKRVFIQLKRLERGQEPQPMDRDVQVAVLGDIDELVESARLGKATRKKKVITFVPYVRLSPRQTRQPPPLPGESSPGS
- a CDS encoding protoporphyrinogen/coproporphyrinogen oxidase is translated as MTILILGAGPCGLGAAYHLNKLGRTDWRIFERNTHVGGLSASFQDGTGFTWDIGGHVLFSHYDYFDRAVEKALGDDYYSHLRECRIRILNGWVPYPFQNNIRHLPPDALRACLDGLRAMRLNPADTNNFREWMDAVFGEGIVRYFMEPYNKKVWGVPLENMGREWLGERVSVVDLARIEKNIAEQRDDVNWGPNNRFKFPRYGGTGAIFEGIAKPLRERISCEHEVAVVDLEAKMVTFTNGLTERYDILINTTPLDAFIGKCVSVPEAVRDATQKLVHSGGLIVGLGFRGKRVDSKCWMYFPESDSPFYRVTNFFNYSPHNVPNGDIDNYFSLMCETTYSPHKPVDKETIIEETIQGLINSGMIAEEDRGRIVSSYLMDIPYSYPVPTLGRDRALAVIQPWLENRGVYSRGRFGAWKYEVGNMDHSFMQGVEVVERLLNGGAEPTLNGSTRG
- a CDS encoding glycosyltransferase — protein: MTGNDRSLLIIYPWGVDSVIEKNIGAGLRVGLLADFLQENGFRITVASVGRTEREFERNGIHFREFRFPSTFVLLTLYAALILFTRCLGWQGLHAWIYYTFFQYDRRFARLMKEEMAKAGIILLEYPFWAKLIHDFKIRTILTDHDIIAESWTKCGCRWLNNFLYKILLNKELSSFESAGRVVFVAESDRKFFVDQGLKSEHTAVITNPIKVSFDTIKCSCAPQLNYSFRGFEFHIGALFVGSGWFPNREAAQAIATTIALDCPYVTFFIAGECSTWVKNAPSNVRLLGVLSAEELSILYRMITFALIPVTWGTGSSLKTVEAMAYGKVIITTPVGVRGLAFEHGVHGMLCDEISEFPRQISQLTRNSTQRNQLESGARSLAKKYDYRTIFMRYLEIIDELSIKS